One region of Quercus lobata isolate SW786 chromosome 2, ValleyOak3.0 Primary Assembly, whole genome shotgun sequence genomic DNA includes:
- the LOC115976311 gene encoding OVARIAN TUMOR DOMAIN-containing deubiquitinating enzyme 12 has protein sequence MWNGAQNGTHSVGESSSSTSLSSQQDIEDDRMIAAVLSEEYAKLDGAVGRRLSSLASIPHVPRINTFIPDFNDASLDHQRLLQRLNIYGLYEVKVSGDGNCQFRALSEQMYKSPEYHKHVRKDIVKQLKDYRTLYEGYVPMKYKRYYKKMAKSGEWGDHITLQAAADKFAAKICLLTSFRDTCFIEIIPRSQAPKQELWLSFWSEVHYNSLYEIRDAPPHPKPKKKHWLF, from the exons ATGTGGAACGGAGCTCAGAATGGAACTCACAGTGTGGGTGAAAGTTCTAGTTCAACTTCATTGAGCAGTCAGCAGGATATTGAGGATGACCGGATGATTGCTGCTGTGCTATCTGAAGAGTATGCTAAGTTAGATGGTGCAGTGGGTAGACGCCTTTCCAGTTTGGCATCTATTCCT CATGTCCCACGAATAAATACCTTCATCCCTGACTTTAATGATGCAAGTTTGGATCACCAACGGCTTCTCCAGAG GCTGAACATCTATGGTTTATATGAAGTGAAGGTTTCTGGGGATGGAAACTGTCAG TTTCGTGCACTTTCAGAACAAATGTACAAGTCACCTGAGTATCACAAGCATGTTCGGAAGGATATTGTGAAACAG CTCAAAGACTACCGTACTTTATATGAAGGCTATGTCCCAATGAAGTACAAACGTTATTACAAGAAAATGgcaaa ATCTGGTGAGTGGGGGGACCATATTACCTTACAAGCAGCAGCTGATAAG TTTGCAGCAAAGATATGCCTTTTGACATCATTCAGAGATACTTGTTTTATTGAGATCATACCTAGATCCCAGGCGCCTAAACAAG AGTTGTGGTTAAGTTTCTGGTCTGAGGTTCATTACAATTCATTATATGAGATTCGAG ATGCTCCACCTCACCCAAAGCCTAAGAAGAAACACTGGTTGTTCTAG
- the LOC115976312 gene encoding DEAD-box ATP-dependent RNA helicase 41 isoform X2, with protein sequence MCHMWPLWVANSQKPVHLPPAKKLPTTDECFYVRDSDDKSGSLSLPMDQAELLRKKLEIHVKGELTAAPIISFSSSNLPKKLLQNIEAAGYEMPTPVQMQAIPAALTGKSLLVSADTGSGKTASFLVPIVSHCASVRLESSTNQKKPLAIILTPTRELSIQVEEHAKLLAKGLPFKTALVVGGDPMAGQRHRIEGGVELIVGTPGRLIDLLTKHDNELDDVIFFVLDEVDLMLQRGFRDQVMQIFRALSQPQILMYSATISPEVEKMASSMAKGIVVISVGKPNRPSKSVKQLAIWVESKHKKQKLFDILMSKQHFMPPVLVYVGSRLGADLLSNAITVTTGMKTLSIHGEKSMKERREIMRSFLVGEIPVVVATGVLGRGVDLLGVRQVIVFDMPNSIKEYIHQIGRASRLGDEGTAIVFLNEENKNMFPELIEILKSSGAAVPRELVNSRYAVGSFSVGKGQKKRKHGR encoded by the exons ATGTGTCATATGTGGCCGCTATG GGTTGCCAACTCACAGAAGCCAGTTCATCTACCACCTGCTAAAAAATTACCTACAACTGATGAGTGCTTTTATGTTAGAGATTCTGATGATAAATCAGGATCTCTATCTTTGCCTATGGATCAAGCtgaacttctcagaaagaaacTTGAAATTCATGTGAAGGGTGAATTAACTGCAGCACCCATTATATCATTCTCTTCATCTAATCTTCCTAAAAAGCTTCTGCAAAATATAGAAGCTGCAGGATATGAAATGCCCACACCTGTGCAGATGCAAGCAATCCCTGCTGCTTTGACAGGCAAAAGCCTGCTTGTTTCAGCTGACACAGGCTCAGGGAAAACTGCTTCCTTTCTGGTTCCAATTGTTTCTCATTGTGCTAGTGTTCGCCTTGAGAGCTCCACAAACCAGAAAAAGCCATTGGCAATAATTTTAACACCAACTAGAGAGCTCTCTATACAGGTTGAGGAACATGCTAAGTTACTTGCAAAGGGTTTGCCATTTAAAACTGCACTTGTTGTTGGTGGTGATCCCATGGCTGGACAACGACATCGCATTGAGGGAGGGGTGGAATTAATTGTCGGAACTCCAGGTAGGCTTATTGATCTTTTAACCAAGCATGATAATGAACTAGATGATGTGATCTTTTTTGTTCTGGATGAGGTCGACTTGATGCTCCAAAGGGGTTTCCGAGATCAGGTAATGCAGATCTTTAGGGCTCTATCACAACCACAGATCTTAATGTATTCAGCAACAATCTCACCTGAGGTAGAGAAGATGGCTAGCTCTATGGCAAAAGGTATTGTTGTCATCTCTGTTGGCAAGCCTAATAGGCCAAGTAAGTCTGTGAAGCAGCTAGCTATCTGGGTTGAATCAAAGCACAAAAAGCAAAagctttttgatattttaatgagtaAGCAGCATTTTATGCCCCCTGTTTTGGTGTATGTGGGTTCAAGACTTGGGGCAGATCTACTATCTAATGCAATTACAGTCACCACTGGGATGAAAACTTTATCAATCCATGGGGAGAAGTCCATGAAGGAGAGGAGAGAAATCATGAGGTCATTTTTGGTGGGAGAGATTCCCGTTGTTGTGGCCACTGGAGTTTTGGGTCGGGGTGTTGATCTTTTGGGTGTGAGACAGGTAATAGTGTTTGACATGCCCAATTCCATTAAAGAGTACATCCATCAGATTGGGAGGGCATCCAGATTGGGAGATGAGGGTACAGCAATTGTGTTTTTGAATGAGGAAAACAAGAATATGTTTCCAGAGctgattgaaattttaaaatcctCTGGAGCAGCTGTACCTCGGGAGCTTGTTAATTCACGGTATGCAGTTGGTTCTTTCTCTGTTGGCAAGGGccagaaaaagagaaagcatGGTCGCTGA
- the LOC115976312 gene encoding DEAD-box ATP-dependent RNA helicase 41 isoform X1, with product MEDGNCDTRCKSPILSTDGEEANEDKIKERCWDQREAVLGEPKCVICGRYGEYICDQTDDDICSLECKNTLLCRVANSQKPVHLPPAKKLPTTDECFYVRDSDDKSGSLSLPMDQAELLRKKLEIHVKGELTAAPIISFSSSNLPKKLLQNIEAAGYEMPTPVQMQAIPAALTGKSLLVSADTGSGKTASFLVPIVSHCASVRLESSTNQKKPLAIILTPTRELSIQVEEHAKLLAKGLPFKTALVVGGDPMAGQRHRIEGGVELIVGTPGRLIDLLTKHDNELDDVIFFVLDEVDLMLQRGFRDQVMQIFRALSQPQILMYSATISPEVEKMASSMAKGIVVISVGKPNRPSKSVKQLAIWVESKHKKQKLFDILMSKQHFMPPVLVYVGSRLGADLLSNAITVTTGMKTLSIHGEKSMKERREIMRSFLVGEIPVVVATGVLGRGVDLLGVRQVIVFDMPNSIKEYIHQIGRASRLGDEGTAIVFLNEENKNMFPELIEILKSSGAAVPRELVNSRYAVGSFSVGKGQKKRKHGR from the exons ATGGAAGATGGGAACTGTGATACTCGATGCAAGAGTCCAATATTATCAACAGATGGTGAAGAAGCTAATG aagataaaattaaagagaggtGTTGGGACCAGAGAGAAGCTGTACTAGGGGAGCCTAAATGTGTCATATGTGGCCGCTATGGCGAGTATATATGTGACCAGACAGATGATGATATTTGCAGCTTGGAATGTAAAAACACTCTACTATGCAGGGTTGCCAACTCACAGAAGCCAGTTCATCTACCACCTGCTAAAAAATTACCTACAACTGATGAGTGCTTTTATGTTAGAGATTCTGATGATAAATCAGGATCTCTATCTTTGCCTATGGATCAAGCtgaacttctcagaaagaaacTTGAAATTCATGTGAAGGGTGAATTAACTGCAGCACCCATTATATCATTCTCTTCATCTAATCTTCCTAAAAAGCTTCTGCAAAATATAGAAGCTGCAGGATATGAAATGCCCACACCTGTGCAGATGCAAGCAATCCCTGCTGCTTTGACAGGCAAAAGCCTGCTTGTTTCAGCTGACACAGGCTCAGGGAAAACTGCTTCCTTTCTGGTTCCAATTGTTTCTCATTGTGCTAGTGTTCGCCTTGAGAGCTCCACAAACCAGAAAAAGCCATTGGCAATAATTTTAACACCAACTAGAGAGCTCTCTATACAGGTTGAGGAACATGCTAAGTTACTTGCAAAGGGTTTGCCATTTAAAACTGCACTTGTTGTTGGTGGTGATCCCATGGCTGGACAACGACATCGCATTGAGGGAGGGGTGGAATTAATTGTCGGAACTCCAGGTAGGCTTATTGATCTTTTAACCAAGCATGATAATGAACTAGATGATGTGATCTTTTTTGTTCTGGATGAGGTCGACTTGATGCTCCAAAGGGGTTTCCGAGATCAGGTAATGCAGATCTTTAGGGCTCTATCACAACCACAGATCTTAATGTATTCAGCAACAATCTCACCTGAGGTAGAGAAGATGGCTAGCTCTATGGCAAAAGGTATTGTTGTCATCTCTGTTGGCAAGCCTAATAGGCCAAGTAAGTCTGTGAAGCAGCTAGCTATCTGGGTTGAATCAAAGCACAAAAAGCAAAagctttttgatattttaatgagtaAGCAGCATTTTATGCCCCCTGTTTTGGTGTATGTGGGTTCAAGACTTGGGGCAGATCTACTATCTAATGCAATTACAGTCACCACTGGGATGAAAACTTTATCAATCCATGGGGAGAAGTCCATGAAGGAGAGGAGAGAAATCATGAGGTCATTTTTGGTGGGAGAGATTCCCGTTGTTGTGGCCACTGGAGTTTTGGGTCGGGGTGTTGATCTTTTGGGTGTGAGACAGGTAATAGTGTTTGACATGCCCAATTCCATTAAAGAGTACATCCATCAGATTGGGAGGGCATCCAGATTGGGAGATGAGGGTACAGCAATTGTGTTTTTGAATGAGGAAAACAAGAATATGTTTCCAGAGctgattgaaattttaaaatcctCTGGAGCAGCTGTACCTCGGGAGCTTGTTAATTCACGGTATGCAGTTGGTTCTTTCTCTGTTGGCAAGGGccagaaaaagagaaagcatGGTCGCTGA